A segment of the Lolium perenne isolate Kyuss_39 chromosome 3, Kyuss_2.0, whole genome shotgun sequence genome:
tttgtgtgggagagagacacgctcctctgttgcatatggacaaatatgtccttaggctttactcataatattcatggcgaaagtttcttcttcgttaaattgttatatggttggaattggaaaatgatacatgtagtaatttgctataatgtcttggataatgtgatacttggcaattgttgtgctcatgattaagctcttgcatcatatactttgcacccattaatgaagaaatacatagagcatgctaaaatttggtttgcataattggtctctctaaagtctagataatttctagtattgagtttgaacaacaaggaagacggtgtagagtcttataatgtttacaatatgtcttttatgtgagttttgctgcaccgcttcatccttgtgtttgtttcaaataaccttgctagcctaaaaccttgtatcgagagggaatacttctcatgcatccaaaatacttgagccaaccactatgccatttgtgtcgaccatacctacctactacatggtatttctccgccattccaaagtaaattgcttgagtgctacctttaaaatttccattcttcacctttacaatatatagctcatgggacaaatagcctaaaaactattgtggtattgaatatgtacttatgcactttatctcttattaagttgcttgttgtgcgataaccatgttcctggggacgccatcaactactctttgttgaatatcatgtgagttgctatgcatgttcgtcttgtctgaagtaagggagatttaccaccaaaatggttagagcattgcataatgttagagaagaacattgggccgctaactaaagccatgatccatggtggaagtttcagttttggacaaatatcctcaatctcatatgagaaaattaattgttgctacatgcttatgcatataagaggagtccattatctgttgtctatgttgtcccggtatggatgtctaagttgagaataatcaatagcgagaaatccgatgcgagctttctccttagacctttgtacaggcggcatagaggtacccctttgtgacacttggttaaaacatgtgcattgcgatgataatccaggtaatccgagctaattaggacaaggtgcgggcactattagtatactatgcatgaggcttgcaacttgtaagatataatttacataacacatatgctttattactaccgttgacaaaattgtttcttgttttcaaaatcaaagctctagcacaaatatagcaatcgatgctttcctatttgaaggaccattcttttactttatgttgagtcagttcacctatctctctctccacctcaagaagcaaacacttgtgtgaactgtgcattgattcctacatacttgcatattgcacttgttatattactctatgttgacaactatccatgagatatacatgttataagttgaaagcaaccgctgaaacttcatcttcctttgtgtcgcttcagtacctctactttgaattattgctttatgagttaactcttatgccagacttattgatgcttgtcttgaagtactattcatgaaaagtttttgctatatgattcagttgtttactcatgtcatttacattgtttggatcgctgcattcattacatatgcttacaatagtatgatcaaggttatgatggcatgtcactccagaaattatctttgttatcgtttacctgctcgggacgagcagaactaagcttggggatgctgatacgtctccgacgtatcgacaatttcttatgttccatgccacattattgatgatatctacatgttttatgcatactttacatcatatttatgcattttctggaactaacctattaacgagatgccgaagagccagttgctgttttctactgtttttggtttcagaaatcctagtaaggaaatattctcggaattggacgaaatcaacgcccaggggcctattttcacacgaagcttccagaagaccgaagagtcaacgaagtggggccacgaggcggccagaaggtagggcggcgcggcccaggtcttggccgcgccggcctgtctcctgggcccctcgtgtggccccctgacctgccattccgcctacaaatagccttcgtcgcgaaacccccagtaccgagagccacgatacggaaaaccttccagagatgccgccgccaatcccatctcgggggattcaggagatcgcctccggcaccctgccggagaggggattcatctcccggaggactctacaccgccatggtcgcctccggattgatgagtgagtagttcacccctggactatgggtccatagcagtagctagatggttgtcttctcctcattatgcttcattgtcggatcttgtgagctgcctaacatgatcaagatcatctatctgtaatgctatatgttgtgtttgttgggatcgatgaatagagaatactatgttatgttgattatcaatttatatctatgtgttgtttatgatcttgcatgctctccgttattagtagaggctctggccaagtttttactcttaactccaagagggggtatttatgctcgatagtgggttcatgtctccgtgaatctgggggagtgacagaaacctctaaggttatggatgtactgttgccactagggataaaacattgatgctatgtccgaggatgtagttattgattacattacgcaccatacttaatgcaattgtctgttgttttcaacttaatactggaaggggttcggatgataacctgaaggtggactttttaggcatagatgcatgctggatagcggtctatgtactttgtcgtaatgcccaattaaatctcacaatactcatcatatcatgtatgtgcatggtcatgccctctctatttgtcaattgcccaactgtaatttgttcacccaacatgctatttatcttatgggagagacaccactagtgaactgtggaccccggtccattctttacatctgaaatacaatcccatcgcaattgttctactgttttctgcaaacaatcatcatccacactatacatctaatcctttgttacagcaagccggtgagattgacaacctcactgtttcgttggggcaaagtacttggtttgtgttgtgcaggttccacgttggcgccggaatccctggtgttgcgccgcactacatctcaccgccatcaaccttcaacgtgcttcttgactcctactggttcgataaaccttggtttctaactgagggaaacttatcgtcgtacgcatcacaccttccacttggggttcccaacggtcgcgtgttgtacgcgtgtcaagctaaatttctggcgccgttgccggggacgtgaaggaacaagatttctaactcccacgtcaactacgcgccagcaatGCCTTCTCCGGGGTGTTGAGGGGGTCATCCGAGATGACTGGTTCGAGTTGATGATGATTCAGTGGATACCAAAtggtgatcaatagagatagagatatctctctcttatccccttttaaagctTCTTAGTAGTCGAACTTCTCCTCTCTCTTGTCTTACCAaagaaaattggctttacgcaaaagaagctctacagaaagcccgcatacctgctttgctaaaaggttgtataaTGTCTTTGTAGAGTCCTTGTACTCAGTTTTTCACATTTTTGCTGCATCTTAAGTTGCTACAGCTGAAGGTGTGGTTTCTATGTTAACATTGACGAGTAGTTTGGGGTTCCCAAgcagcagcctgagacttatggactgggacgtcgctttatgttatggcctcttaggccctttgctatcttgtatGTAGCATAACATAATTTGATTTCCTTTGCTTGTTATAATGTTGGgttagtgacctctgcgtgtaataatttggatcttactctgctaagagttgtaatatattgctTTTGAGTCGTAAAGTCACTATCGTGTTACCAATTCTCTCACTGTAGGCTcttgagctctaggttaggcttatgtccgacgaagatctggtatttgtctaaccctgatcccaggGGTGCCACATTCCCCTAATATTTTTTCATACTTCTGTCTATGTGACATGTTGAGAGTTGCCTATGTGGGTTGGAAAGATTTGATGCTCCAGGTTGCGTTTTTTCCAAAACAAAACTCCTTCGAACATATTTTATTTTGCTTCCACGAGTTCTTCCTAGGAGCATTTCCTTTGGATTTAAAATGAAAAATGGGGAGCAATTTAGATCTTTTCTCTAAGCGGGTGCaatcatgaaagtttggttctCTCTCTATACTTCCCATGATTATTGCATATCTTTTGAGCGAAAAGATACAAGAGATCTTGATATAGTTTTACACCAATGAATCGATCTTCTATGTTAAGAGAAGCTTTTAGGTCCAAATATTGGAGTAATTTGTTGATATTCTCTGTTATTCTTATTCTATAATTCCTCCATGGATGTGCTTTGGTAAAATTTGTGATCAAAAGACTTGAGAACTTATTGTATCCTTTGCTTATACGTGTTGCATTGGTTTGAGTTGGAAGTGAAAGTTTAGGAGCTTGCAACTCTTGGGTTCTTAGAACCCTAGACGTTTGGAGTTGTCTCATAGCAAATTCATCACAGAAAGGGTTTCAGGACCTCCAATTAGATTGTGGAGATTGACCGtagcaatttgtaaggttttgtGTGTTGCCTTCAAGGGCGCTATTTAGTGGATCGAGGCACGTCTCTTTGTGGGAAATCCAAGGAGAATAATGTGAGTTTTTTGTGTTGGTGCAGCGAGTGCTGTGTTCCGGCACATCTTAAGGCGAGGCATTTGTGGTGCTCGAGGAGTTTGCCTTGCACCTCAGGGCGTGAACATTGTGGTGTTTGGGTAGTATTGAGCCTTTGCACCTCTCTAACGAAGATTAGCTTCCTTTGAGAAGTGAACTTTGGGGTACATCTTCGTCTCCACGTGCTTTGGTTGTCTCTTGTACGAGCTCCAATACTAGCATATGTATCTTGTGTTAGACTTCatacttgaagttatatatcttgttaTATATTTCTATTGTAGTTATTTACATCTTATTCGCCTTAAGTTATCACTGTACTTATAGAGCCAAACATATTTAGGTTTTATTCTTGACAAAATAAATGTTAGTTTATTGTCGTATTTGTTCAAGCCAAATTCATAATAGTTTTAAATTTCTTATTTGTCCCTATAGGCGACATCTAGGTCCTTTAACCTATGACTCAAGAAAATTAAAATTGCATTGGATAAGAGATCCTATATATAGTTATACTAGTTGTGTGAAGGATCACCAAGCATCGTCCACTTTTTCAATTTCCATGATCAAAATATGTTATCCAGAATAAAATGGTCATGACTTGATCATAGAGAACTAAAGCATGCGACCGTTGCACAAAATTGGCTAGTTCCCTAATTCAGTTGTCACGAATCATCCAAAAGTCAGTATAGGGACCCTTGATATACTTTAAAGTTTGATTGCTTTGGGAGGTTTGGGAAACAAGTAGGAAACAACTTATTAAAAGCAATTGAATTTCACTACTTTCAAAACATCGCCTATTCACCCATCTCTAGTTGACACTGGTGATCTTTCTGCCTCACATGTCGCCATAGGGAGGAACACATGCCCTCGACTTGGTCCTACAAATTTGTTCTCGTGTGATGATGAGCTATGCTCTTCTCGAAGTTATCAATATAATTGTGTATAATTGTGTTACTCACATATAGCCAAGTGATAATACATAAAGGAGAAGTTTTTTTGGTAttatttctttgattcaaaatatAGTTATTTTAGTATATCAATACAAGGACCGACCAAGAGACTTATCACCTTTAATTTCATGTGGAGTTAAAGGGCAGCGTAAAAAAATGCAAAGAATATGTGGAAAACATGTTTTCGCACCCTTGGTTGGATGTGCCAATTCAACTTTCTACTCCTTTATTATTGGTCCAACTATCCTGATGATTTGATAGAACCTTTTTTTTAGATAAGAATTCGGAAAAGCTCGTAATGATAATTGTTGTAGGAGAGAATTATAATGATCCTCCTCAAATCATTAAATTTTTCATTTGTTACAAGTCCCATTACGCTAACAATGAATCATTTATACATGTCCTATCCAATGAAAAAATTAAGGAAGTGGAAAAACATTGTTGAACATGCCATGTGGGCCAACATGGAGTATATAGGCCCTGGTCGTCAAAACCAAGATCACCCTCAGATGCTCATGACAGAGAGCGGCTCAAATACAAGACTCACAACAATTAATTACACATGATTATGAGTCCTGGAAGGCTACCGCCAGCCCTCCGAAAGATGTGGGCCTAGCGGGTCCGAAAGACTAATGAGCCCGTCCACATGGTCATGGAGTGATCGCGCACCTTACATGCTTGTAGTGACGACATCTCATTCTAAGACCTATAAACGGGGGATTGAATTTGGGTACTCGTGTCCCACTGCAAGGTCATAGGATCCAGACGATTTTATCGTGTGACATCTGATGGTGAGCATTCTCGATGACTCGATTACCTTTTTACATAGTTTTTTTGAGAGTTTAGTTGTACTTGGTTTCTAATTGaatattaatatattttataTTACATAGAAAATGGTATATATGTTATCAATTACCTATTCTCTCATCTAGATATTGTTTTACTTCTGTAAATACATATATTGATAGAATGACATGCATATTTATTGACAATATTTATTCTTTATTTATTGGTGTAACTATATTTCTAGCATTATCATCAATTAGTAACTGAAAGCACATTTGGTGAAACCTTGTCTTGGAAAATACTAACTGATATGATAGTTTCATATTTTCGAATGCTATGAACATGAAAGTCTAGTCTCTCCTAGTGCGGTCCACCCTCTAACACTAAGATTACACGCCAAAACCACATGCGTATCTACACACATGTACAATGGCCAGTGTCATATACAACCCTCCAACTAACGAAGTCGAAGAATTGAAGGGAAAGGAGAGAAAAGGGCAAGGAGGTTACCAACAATAATGATAAAAGGCTAAGCACCTTTATACAGTACACTAGACAGATGACAACGATGATGGCGAGGGTGAGGGTGAGGATGATGATAATGCTATGCATGGGGTCGCCCCCACATGCAGCTAGCTAGCTTGCTGCGTTTGTTGCCATGAGAGATTATTGTACTTGATCGCCTCTTCCCCGCACCTCAAGCTACCTTACCTTAAATCCACACCACAACCCCTCAACCCACGCCCCATCCATTAGGCCACGGGGGCCTCGCCTATCATCCGTTGCTTCAACCCCACTTTACTATTGCCTCCGccttttctttctctctcttgCACAGTGCTCTCTCTTCCTTTCCTTGAGCGAGCAAGCCTCCCTCCACTTTAAATTGCTGTTAATCTCTAGCTTAAGGCTCAAGCATAGTTGGACGGAACTGCTAGCTTCTGTCAGTCTCAGATAACCGTCGCTTTTATATCACCTGTGCCATATGCCGTCTCACCATCATTGTTGCCATCACCAGCCGCTACCTCCGCGCTCGCGCCTGTAGCCCTCACTCACGCCGACGCAGGGATCCATCCATCCACGAGCGCGATGGGACGCGAGGCGGCGGCGTGCTCCTCCAAGCCCAAGCTGCGGAGGGGgctgtggtcgccggaggaggacgaGAAGCTCTACAACCACATCATCCGCTACGGCGTCGGCTGCTGGAGCTCCGTCCCAAAGCTCGCCGGTATGTTTTTACGTATATACTATGAGCAGTCAGAGCTAGCTAGGAGCTAACTTGTCTGTGTTTATCTCTTCCTTGTGCTAGTAATAAGTAAGTAAAATGTGTATATTTCTGTGTTCAGGTTTGGAGAGATGTGGCAAGAGCTGCAGGCTCAGATGGATCAACTACCTGAGGCCTGATCTCAAGAGAGGCAGCTTCTCCCAGCAGGAGGAGGACCTCATTGTCAGCCTTCACAAGATCCTTGGCAACAGGTACGAATAACTAACTAATCTTAACAGCTACTACCTCCTAGCTACTTACCTTAGCTTCACATGAACTGTGCGGCGACCGACAACCCCAACAGACATGCATCTGACACTAGGAATATATGTTCAATTTTACTGTTCTCTGATTATGATCGGAGTTAAGCAGCTGGCTGGCTATTGCATACAGAAACAAGTGGACTGGCCTGAATTGTTGTATGTCGTATATATGTTGCCAGGTGGTCCCAGATAGCATCGCAGCTGCCAGGCCGGACAGACAACGAGATCAAGAACTTTTGGAACTCGTGCATCAAGAAGAAGCTCCGGCAGCGGGGCATCGACCCCACCACCCACAAGCCGCTCAACGACGCCGAGCCGCACGACGAGTGCAAGCAGCAGCTGCCGGGTGCGGAGGATGACCACTGCTTTGGAGGCGCCGCTGGCAGCGACATCGACCCCCTGGCGCCGCCGCACTCCCCTGTCGACTGCAGCTTCGACCCCATGTCCGTGACCAACGTCCCCGCAATGCAGGCTTCCTACGGCTCCTTCTGCGACTATGGCGGCGTCTCCTCCGACGCCGCCACGTACAGCGCCTACACCGGTGGCGGCGACAGCTCAAGCAACAGCAACGGCACCTGGGGGACCTGCGCCAATGTGGTGGAGCCGCTCGCGCACATGGACATCTTCCGCGACGCCGAGCCGTACCCGTTCCTCGACCCGGCCAAGTTCAGCCCCTGGCACCAGCACCAGGATCCCCACCAGCAGCACGGTGCCGGCGGCGCCTCCTCCGAGAGCTTCCCGATCCGGTCGCTGTCCCGAGACCTGCCGGAGTCGTGCTTCGAGCTCGCCCGCGGCGCCCTGGAGGACGAGTTCGACTTCCTCTAGTAGCTCACTAGGGGATGATCCAGCTTCATGCACGTCTCCATCGATATTCGACAGCCACACACACATCTGGAGATACAAACTTCACTCCGCCTGATCAATAGATCGGTCACCGTCGGCATCATGCGTGGCTTCGTCACAGATATGCATGCTTCGCGTATGCAGCTCTCGTTATTTTTCCAACACTCCCCTCTCCTGGAAGTACTTACTCCATTAAGTTGTTTATTAATTAGTTAACAAGAATGGTATACTGGGATCATAATAAGggttatatatatacacacacacgGCCCCCAATTCATGGGGGTCATGCTTTTGTAAGGGAAGAACATGCTGTGTTCATGGAATGTTCAATTCGATGTCTAACTTTTGCGCCTTACACTCCATGAATCTTGGAACTAGCGCAGTACTGCGCGCCGAATGTACATCCATGCATGCAACCAGTGGCCAGTTCACGGTCGACATAAAACTAACTTAATTTTCGGTGATTCAGTTTTATGTGTAATTTATATGTAATTGGGGGACAAAATATGCAATTATATCGGATTTGGTAGCTGAGAACTAACTTAGTTCTTATTTAAATCCTACACcattttacccgcaaaaaaaaatccACACCATTTGATTGCATCACGATTCGTGTGCGTATGAGTTGTAAGATGCATTATAAGTGAGTTGTTTCGGTTGTAAGTGGGGGTTGGAACTAGATTTATTTAAGTTGCAATTGGGCCGGAATGCAACTGAGGAAAATAATCCAGATGTAGATTTGTTTTGTGATTCGTGCTAGTCATAAGTTACGGCATGGGTTGTAAAATTTGATGACATCACCTAACTAAGAATTAAGTTACTTCTCCGTCGACTGACAATAAATCACACCCCAAAATTATATACCCATGTGTAATTA
Coding sequences within it:
- the LOC127327000 gene encoding myb-related protein Hv33 gives rise to the protein MGREAAACSSKPKLRRGLWSPEEDEKLYNHIIRYGVGCWSSVPKLAGLERCGKSCRLRWINYLRPDLKRGSFSQQEEDLIVSLHKILGNRWSQIASQLPGRTDNEIKNFWNSCIKKKLRQRGIDPTTHKPLNDAEPHDECKQQLPGAEDDHCFGGAAGSDIDPLAPPHSPVDCSFDPMSVTNVPAMQASYGSFCDYGGVSSDAATYSAYTGGGDSSSNSNGTWGTCANVVEPLAHMDIFRDAEPYPFLDPAKFSPWHQHQDPHQQHGAGGASSESFPIRSLSRDLPESCFELARGALEDEFDFL